The Pyxidicoccus sp. MSG2 DNA segment ACATCGGCGGCCTGCGCATCGTCGAGAGCGCTCGCGCGCCGGGTGGCCTGCCGGCGTACCGGGTGGCCACCGCGCTGCAACAGGCCGGGGTCCTCTCGGAGCAGGATGTCACCTACGGCCGCCAGGCGGGCATGGCGGTGGGCGGCTCCGCGCAGCAGGGCGAGGCCGCGTTCCGGCGTTTCGCCCTGGGCCAGCCTTCCCTCGCGAACGCACCCACGCGCGTGCGGCAGGGCAGCTATGCGGTCCTCTTCGATTCGCTCCTGCAGGCGCTCCGCAGCGACCAGACGCGGCTGGTGGTCGTGGCGGGCGGCGCCTCGCTCGTCGAGGTCGGTGCGGCGTTCGACCGCTGGCTGGCGACGACCGTCCGGGACCGGCAGATCCAGGACACGACCGATTCGCGGCAGGCCGGCGCGCTGCTGACGGACCGGCTGCATCGCTTCATGCAGTCCGCGTCGTCGTCCACCTGAGCAACTGGAAGGGGGAGTCCCGATGCCAGACCTGGTCTTCAAGTCGCCGCCTCCAGACGTCGAGCTGCTGGAGTCGGTCGACCGGCTCCTGCGGGACTGGGGGACGAAGTCGCCGGACCTCCAGTTCGTCTCCAACGGAGTCGTGCACCAGTCGCCCGGAGTCGTCGTCTTCCAATGGACACATGCGGCGGACCCGAACCTCATCATCACTGTCACGCTCGATGACGTCCGCCGTGCGCGCTACCTCCACGTGGCGGCGGCGGACCCCGACTCTGCCGCGCTCCTGACCACCGGGCTGGGACGTCGGTTCTCCACGTACTCCGTCGAGGAACTGAGGGACGCCGTTCGCCGCGAGGGTGCGAATGACCCGGCGGCCTTTGTCCGATTGGCGATGGTGCTCGACCGCGAGGACGAAGCGTCGAGCCGGCTCATCCAGGAGGGGCTCGAATCACCAGACACGGAGGTGAGGGCCAACGCCGCGACGGCGGTCATGCACCTGCGCTGGCCCGGGTTCCGTGACGCGGTCCTCCGGGCGCGGTTGCGTGAGACGGATGCCGGTTTCGCCAACCTGCTGGAGGCGCTCTCTCGCGGGTACGCGGCGGACGCACCGGGCTGAGCGCCGCGGGTTCGTGGGCAGGCCCATGTGATTGGTATGGGATTGACGCTCCGCGTGTTGCGGCGGACGTCACATCCATGTGTGGGTTTGTGACTTCGCACGTCACATGGGAAGCGGGTGCTCGCGCAACTCCAGACGGAGCGCGGGGTGGCTTGCTTCATGCTTCGGGCGCGGGCTCCACCTCCGGTACCGCCCCGCCAGTGGGGCCCCTCCGGTCACCTGAAGGAGCTACAGATGAAGAAGACGCTCGTAACCTTTGTTGCTGCCATTGCCGTCGCGGGCTTCGGTGCCTCCGTGCATGCCGCCGCCTATGGAGGTGGCTTCGTCAAGACCTACGGAGGTGGCACCCCCACCAACCCGAACCCGACGTTCCACGGCAACTGCACGGCTACGCTGCAGCAGTTCGCCGTGGGCGGGGACGGCGGGCCTGACTACAAAACTGTGATCAACTGGACGACGGTGTCGGCGTCTACCCCTGGCGAGTGCAACTCCATCGTCAATTCGTACCTCAACAGCAACAGTGGCGGATTCTGGTTGCTCAGCCCGTACACCCCCCGGTGTGCATGCTCCTCGCCCGGCATGGCGCGAGCCATTGCCCTCGGCGACACCTTGAGCTGGACGCAGGCGCAGGACGACGCGATGAGCGCGGAGCTGGCCGAGCTGAAGGAGGAGTACCGCGTCGATGAGTACTACGAGCGCGTCCAGCAGCTCGTGGAAGAGCGGATGCAGTAGTCCCGCCTCCATCCGCGCCCTGGCGCCCGGCGGGACTCCCCGCCGGAGCGCCGTGTGTCATGTCACGGCGCGCTCCGCGGCGGACACGGCGGCCTTTCGTCTCGGAGACGCCGCGCGTTCCTCCTCGAGGATGGCGAGCGTCTTCCGGTACTCGGCGGCCTCGGCCAGCCGTGTCAGCTCGAACTCTCCATGGTGCTTGCGCACGGCCTGCGCAATCTCTTCGAGTGTGACGCGGAGGGCTCCGTGCTCGGAGTCTTGGAAAGGCAGAGAACTATTTCCCGCCCCGCCCGTTGAAGCCTCTCATCACACCGCGCACCTGCCTGGAGAGGCTGTTCCATGTTCTTCGTCCGTACCCTGCGCGCCGCGCTCGTCGGCGTGCTGTGCCTTGCCTTGCCCGCGCTCGCCGGTGACCCGCCGCTGGGCGAGGCGAAGATGTCCACCGCCAACAAGGCGGCGGCGAAGGTGCTGAAGGCCCGGATGCAGGAGGAGCGCCCGGAGGACTACGCCGTCCTCCAGAAGGTGGAGGCCGCCGAGGTGGTGGTGGTCTCCGGCGAGTATGACCGCGTGGAGGACGTGCTGCGCGAGGTGGGCGTGCCGCACGTCGTGGTGACGCCGATGCAGCTCGCGCGCACCCCGCTGAACGCGAAGCAGCTCCTCATCATCAACTGCTCGGGCAGCCTGGGGCCGAAGGGGCTCGAGAAGGTGCGCAAGTTCGTCAACGCGGGTGGCTTCCTCTACACCACGGACTGGGCGCTGACGAACGTGGTGGAGAAGGCCTTCCCCGGCTTCATCGCCTTCAACGGCCGCGAGACGGCGGACGACGTGGTGGAGGTGCAGGTGAAGGAGTCCAGCGGCAGCAACCTGCTCAAGCACCTGCACCTGGCGAATGCGAATCCCAAGTGGTGGCTGGAGGGCTCGTCCTACCCCATCCGAGTCCTCGCACCGGACAAGGTGGAGGTGCTGGTGGAGAGCCGGGAGATGAAGAAGAAGTACGGCGCGGCGCCGGTGGCGGTGATGTTCCGCTACGGCGACGGCAAGGTGCTGCACATCGCGAGTCACTTCTACCTGCAGCGCAACCAGGTGCGCTCGGTGGCCGAGGCGAAGAAGGGCGGGGCGTACCTGAAGGAGGACGCGAAGTTGTCCAAGAAGGCCGCGGAGGCGCTCGCGAACGACGAGGACGTGAAGAACGCCCAGGCCGGGGATCTCCAGAGCGCCTACGCCGCGCAGCAGATGACGAGCAACCTCGTCATCGAGCGGAAGAAGGACCAGGCGCGCATCGACCAGCTCTACAGCAAGACGCTGGCGCAGCCGGCTCCGGCGAGCCGGGCCAGCGCGGGACTGGGCTCGGGAACGCGCGTGAAGGTGGTGGAGCAGAAGGGCGAGAAGGTGAAGGTGCGCTCCATGGAGGGCGACGAGGCGTGGGTCGACTTGGCGGCGGTGAAGTAGCCGCCTCGGAGCGGTGCGCATCCGGTTGTGCCACTTCCCACCTCCGCCGCGCTTGGCGGGAGTCTCCATTGCGCACTCCCGTCAGCGCTCCCTGCGTCACGCCACGGCGCGCTCCGATGCGGACACAGGAGTCTTCTTTCCCGAATCTCTCCCGAGTTCCTCCGAGATGATGGCGAGCGTCTTACGGTACTCCTCGGCCTCCGCCAGTCGCGTCAGCTCGAACTCGCCATGGTGCTCGCGGACGGCCTGGGCAATCTCATCGAGCGTGACGCGGAAGAATTCCTTGCGCTCGTTGATGCGGTTGACGCGCCGGGTGGCGAAGGTGCGGTGCAGTGCCGCCTCCAGTGCCGGAGCATCCGAGGTGCGGATGATGGCGTGGACGTCGAACTCAAAGGGCACGGAGGCGTCTCCCAGCTCGTCGATGCGGTCCTGGGGCACGAGGCGCCGCGTCATGCCCAGCTTGTAGACGTCCTCTCCGAAGGAGCCGATGTTGGAGATGACGTAGACGTGCCCCGTGCGAGTCAGCTGCGCCTGAGAGATGGCCCGCGTACGCTCCTGGTCCTCGGCCACCCTGCGCTCAAGCTCTGCGATGCGCTCCAGGAGCTTCTGCTGCTCGGCGCCCTGGCTCTTCTCCAGCTCGGTGCGTGCCTTGCGCAGGGCTTCTTCGTCACGCCGGGCCTCGCGCTCGGCTTCGAGCTTTGCCTTCTCCAGCTCGCGCTGCGCGGCCTCCTCCTCGCGCATCTGCTCGCGGATGCGGCGTTGCTCCTCTTTCTCCTCCTGCACCTTCTCTTCGTATTCGTGGGCGAGCCGGAGTTCCTCCAGCTTGAGGTCCACGTACTTGTCGGAGATGAAGCACTGCTGGATTTCGGTGAGGCCGCTGATGACCTCGGCCGCCTTCTGGATGCGCGCCTCCATGGCCTTGATGTTCTTGTAGGTCACCTTGGCGACGCAGGCATCCGCTTCGCCATTGAAGGCGCGGAGCATCAACTTCAGGGTGCGCTCCGTTTGCTTGCGCCCCTCCGCCTTGCTGCCGTTGACCTCCCACTCGATGCGGCAGAAGGCAGCTGTCTTGTCCTTCAGCATCGCCTTCTGCCGGTCTCGAATGGCATCGAGGCGCAGCTCGTACTTCTCGGAAGAGGACAGGTTGTAGATGGGCTTGTAGAGCCCGTAGGAGCGGAGGACTGCTTCTTCTTCCAGGGGACGGAGTTCCGCCTTCAGCCTGGCAATCGCGGCATCGAGCTGGGTCTGCTCCGAGCGGACCTGCTGGCGCCGGGCCTCGGTCTCCCTGATTGCCGCATCCGTCTGCTCACGCGCACGCCTCAGGTCCGACTCCAGTTGGCCCAGTGCCTGCTGGCGGCGATTCACCGCCTCCTGAACGATGGCGCCCGCCCGGTCGTGGGCGCGGGCCAGCTCCGCATCCATTCGAGTCCGGTCCAGGCGAATGGACTCATCGGCTGCGGCCTTGGCCCGCTCCAGGTCGGCCCGGGCGCCCCGGCTGGTGGCCTCGGCTTCCTGCCGACTTCTTGCTAACTCCGCCGCGGCCTGGTTTCGTTCCAGCGCGAGCGCGTGCTCGGACGCCGCCTTCGCGCGCTCCAATTCGGCCAGGATGCGCTGGCGCTCGACTTCCGCGTCGAGCACGGGCTTGAAGCGCTGCTGCAGAGACCGAAGTCGGAAGAAGGTCCTGGCAAGAAGCCCGGCCAGCACCGCGCTCAGGAGCGCGGGCACCACGATTTCAGGCTGCATTGACTCCCCCCATGAAGAGCCTCCTCACCGGAGGCTGGCCAAGCCTGCGCCAATCATCGGTATGAGGAAAGTCAGGGTGAGGCAGCCCCAGTGTGTCTGGGAATACCCCTGGGGGAGTAGATGAGGTCTCAGCCCGCCACGGGCTGCACGCCCACCGCGGCCGCGGGCGCGGGCTTCATGGCCTGCGGGCGGATGGTGAGCAGGCGCAGGCCGTTGAAGACCACCAGGAGCGTGCTGCCCTCGTGGAGCACCACGGCCTGGCTGATCTGCGTGAGGCCGAAGACGGCGGCGATGATGAGGATGCCGCTGATGCCCAGCGCGATGACCAGGTTCTGCTGCATCACCATCGTCGCCTGACGCGCCAGCCCCAGCGCGAAGGGCAGCCGCGACAGGTCGTCGCTCATCAGCACCACGTCCGCCGTCTCCAGCGCCGCGTCCGAGCCCGCCCCACCCATCGCCACGCCCACCGCCGCCGCGGCCAGGGCGGGCGCGTCGTTCACGCCGTCACCCACCATGGCCACCGAGCCCTTGCGCCCCATCTCCCGTACCGCCGTTACCTTATCGGCCGGCATCAGCGGCGCCTTCGCCTCGTCCAGCCCCACCTGCTCGGCGATGGACTTCGCCACCCGTGCGTTGTCGCCGGACAGCATCACCGTCCGCTCGATGCCGGAGTCCTTCAGCGTCTGCACCACGTGCCGCGCACCCGCGCGCAGCGTGTCCGCCATGCCCAGCACGCCCAGGTAGCGCCCCGCCTTGCGCACCACCATGGTCGTCTGGCCGGCCTCCTCCAGCTTCGCGACTTCCGCTGCGATCTCCGCCGGGACGGCCTCACCCTCGAACAGTGCGAGGCTGCCCACGTCCACCATCGCCTCCCCGACCTTTGCGCGAATGCCCTTGCCGTGGATGGCCTCGCAGTCGCTCCCAGCCGGCGCCTGGATGCCCGCCTCCGCCGCGGCCTCCACCACCGCCTTCGCCAGCGGGTGTGCGGAGAGCGACTCCACCGCCGCCGCCGTGCCCAGCAACTCCTCTCGCGACACGCCCTGCGCCGGCACCGTGCTCAAGAGCTTCGGCCGGCCCACCGTCAGCGTGCCCGTCTTGTCGAAGGCGATGGCGTTCACCTTCGCCAGCAGTTCCAGGTAGATGCCACCCTTCACCAGCACGCCGCCTCGCGCCGCCGCCGCCACCGCGGAGAGCACCGCCGACGGCGTGGAGATGGCCAGCGCGCACGGCGAGGCCGCCACCAGCAGCGACACCGCCCGGAGGATGGCCTCCTTCACCGGCGTGCCCAAGAGCACCAGCACCACCGGGAACACCACCGCGCCAATCATCACCAGCGGCGCCACCGTGCGCTCCAGCCGCTGCGCGAAGCGCTGGTTGGGGCCCTTCTGCGCCTCCGCCTCCGCCACCATGTCCACCACGCGCGCGAGCACCGACTCCGAGGACAGCCGCGTGACTTCCACCTCCAGCAGGCCCTCGCAGTTGATGGTGCCGGAGAACACCTCGTCCCCCGCCTTCTTCGCGACGGGGAGCGACTCGCCCGTAATCGCCGCCTGCTCCAGCGAGCTCTTGCCCTCGCGGATGATGCCGTCCAGCGGGACGCGGTCGCCGGGGCGCACGACGACGCGCTCGCCGCGCTGCACGTCACCCACCGGCACCTCCACCACGTCGGCGCCGCGGCGCACGCGCGCCACCTCGGGACGGAGCGCTCCCAGCGACTCGATGGATCGCCGCGCGCGGTCCATGGCCCGGTGCTCCAGCGCGTGGCCCGCGGCGAAGAGGAAGAGCAGGAAGGCGCCCTCGAACCAGGCGCCCAACACCGCCGCGCCCAGGGCCGCCACCACCATCATCGTCTCGATGTCGATGCGCAGCTGGAGCAGCGACTTCACCGAGCCCCGGATGGCGAAGAAGCCACCGCTCGCCATGGACAGCGCCCAGACAATCGTGGGCACCAGGGCGGGGAGCCCCGCGAACTTTTCAATCGCCCAGCCGGCCACCAGCAGCACGCCGGAGACCACCACCAGCGGCATCTCCAGCAGTGGCGCCAGGCCGCCCCCGTGCGCGTGGTGCGAGCAGGCATGGCCGCTGGTGGGCACCTCCAGCGCGTAGCCGAGCGCCTTCGCCTTCGCCTCCACGTCCTTCAGCGTGACTTCCTCGCTGTCGTACTCCAGGACGAGCCGCTCGCTGGCGTACGCCACGCTCGCGGAGAGCACGCCCTTCAGCTTCCCCAGCCCGTGCTCGATGGCGGTGGCCGCGTCGGCCGAGGTCATCCCGCGCACGAACCATGTCTGGTGCTTGTAGCGCTCCGCCACCTCGGCGCCGGTGCGCTGCGCGGCGGTGAGGAGCTGCGACGCGCTTACCACCTCCGGCTTGTAGTGGATGCACACCTCGGGATGGCCCGCGTCCCTTCGCAGGTGCACGTCGGTGACGCCGCGGTGCGCTTCAATCGCGGCCTCCAGCTTCTGGAAGCGGCCGACGTCGTCTGTCTCGCCCGGCAGCGCGCCCTCCAGGTCGAGCTGGAGCGCCGCGCCGCCACCCTCCGCGGGGCGGTGCCCGGGAGGTCGGATGCGCTTGGGCTTCGGGTGATGGTGGTGCCCGTGGTCGTGGTCATGGTCGCAGCTGGCGCCATGCTCGTGGCCATGGTCATGACCATGGTCGTGGTCATGGTTGCAGCCGGGGCCGTGCTCATGCTTCTCGCCGTGGGCGTGCGCAGGGTCATGACCGTGGTCGTGGTCATGGTTGCAGCCGGGCCCGTGCACGTGCTTCTCCGCCTTCGCCGGGCCGATGACCTTCAGCTCCTTGAAGGACAACTTCCCGACGGGCTTCACCGCCGCCAGGGACGGGCCGTGATTGCAGCCCGGTCCGTGGACGTGAGGCTCGCCATGTCCGTGCTCGTGCGCGTGGTCGTGGTCATGCTCGCAGCCAGGGCCGTGGACGTGGCCGGACGACGCGTTGCTCTTCTTCTGCTCGGACATGGCGTGGTTCTTCCTGAGGCTAGTGGCGGTGGCCGCCGTGCTTGCGGGACGGGGCGGGGGAGGGGGCACTCACGGGCTCGGGCTGCTTCGCCTCTTCCTCCTCGTGGTGGTCCTCGTCCTCGTGCTCCTCGGGAATGGGCTGGGTGAACTTCTGTCCCGCCACCTCCAGGGTGAAGGCCTTGCACGTGACGGGTACGTCGAACTCGAGCACCGCCGGCAGCCGGCCCTCGTACGACTTCAGGATTTTTCCCTGCTCGTCGTAGATGGTGCCGCCGGCCGCGACCGTCATCGTCTCGTCCACCAGCACCGCCACCAGCTCCGCCATCTCCTCCATGCGGTCGGCGATGCGGTGGCACCAGAGATGGCCCACGCCCGGATACGTCTCGTGGGAAATCTCCTCCATCTGCTCCTCGTCCACCTGGTCGCCCACGCCGACGAACACGAAGTTCATCCGGGGCAGGCGGCCCGCCGCGATTTCCTTCGCGACCTGCGTGGCGTAGGCCCGCACGTCGTTGCCGTCGGACAGCTGCGAGTCGGTGATGATGACCGCGAGCCCCTGGCGCGCGCCCTTCGTCACCTGCTGCTTCATGTGCGCCACGAAGTCGCGCAGCACGGGCAGCATCACCGTGGCCTTGCCGTAGAAGCGAGGCCCCGGGAAGCGGAAGTCCTTCGCTTGCGCCGCGGTGAGGTCCCCCAGCTGCTCCAGCTGGCTGCCGTCCCCCGTGGCCCAGTAGGCGACGCGCACGCCGCCGTCGCGGTCCTTGCTCGCGAGGTACTCGAGCATCCACCGCATCTGCGGCTCGACCAGGTTCTTCACCGGCGCCAGCTTCGCCAGCACGCCGCGCGGCCCGTACTCGTCCTCCATGCTCGCCGAGCCGTCCATGTAGAGGGCCACATCCAGCCCCTCCACCGTCGGGTCATGCAGCAGCGTGGCGACGACCTTGTTTCCCATCCGGTGCACGTCCGAGAACGGACGGACGATGGCTTCGTGGCCGGCCATCAGTGGTGGTCCTCGTCGTCGTCGTGGTGGTCCTCGTCCGGCAGCGGCTGGGTGAAGCGCTGGCCGTTCACCTCCAGGGTGAAGCTCTCAGCGCCCTCGGGCAGGTCGAACTCCAGCACGGCCGGGAGGCGGCCCTCGTACGTCTTCACCACCTTGCCCTTGTCGTCGTAGATGGTGCCGCCAGCCGCGACGGTCATGTTCTCGTCCACCAGCACCGCGACGAGCTCCGCCACCTGGGTGATTTCCTTGGCGATGCGGTGGCACCACAGGTGGCCGACGCCCGGGTACTCGGTGTGGGCGATGCGCTCCAGCTGCTCCTCGTCGATGCCGTCACCCACGCCC contains these protein-coding regions:
- a CDS encoding vWA domain-containing protein; the protein is MAGHEAIVRPFSDVHRMGNKVVATLLHDPTVEGLDVALYMDGSASMEDEYGPRGVLAKLAPVKNLVEPQMRWMLEYLASKDRDGGVRVAYWATGDGSQLEQLGDLTAAQAKDFRFPGPRFYGKATVMLPVLRDFVAHMKQQVTKGARQGLAVIITDSQLSDGNDVRAYATQVAKEIAAGRLPRMNFVFVGVGDQVDEEQMEEISHETYPGVGHLWCHRIADRMEEMAELVAVLVDETMTVAAGGTIYDEQGKILKSYEGRLPAVLEFDVPVTCKAFTLEVAGQKFTQPIPEEHEDEDHHEEEEAKQPEPVSAPSPAPSRKHGGHRH
- a CDS encoding heavy metal translocating P-type ATPase, whose product is MSEQKKSNASSGHVHGPGCEHDHDHAHEHGHGEPHVHGPGCNHGPSLAAVKPVGKLSFKELKVIGPAKAEKHVHGPGCNHDHDHGHDPAHAHGEKHEHGPGCNHDHDHGHDHGHEHGASCDHDHDHGHHHHPKPKRIRPPGHRPAEGGGAALQLDLEGALPGETDDVGRFQKLEAAIEAHRGVTDVHLRRDAGHPEVCIHYKPEVVSASQLLTAAQRTGAEVAERYKHQTWFVRGMTSADAATAIEHGLGKLKGVLSASVAYASERLVLEYDSEEVTLKDVEAKAKALGYALEVPTSGHACSHHAHGGGLAPLLEMPLVVVSGVLLVAGWAIEKFAGLPALVPTIVWALSMASGGFFAIRGSVKSLLQLRIDIETMMVVAALGAAVLGAWFEGAFLLFLFAAGHALEHRAMDRARRSIESLGALRPEVARVRRGADVVEVPVGDVQRGERVVVRPGDRVPLDGIIREGKSSLEQAAITGESLPVAKKAGDEVFSGTINCEGLLEVEVTRLSSESVLARVVDMVAEAEAQKGPNQRFAQRLERTVAPLVMIGAVVFPVVLVLLGTPVKEAILRAVSLLVAASPCALAISTPSAVLSAVAAAARGGVLVKGGIYLELLAKVNAIAFDKTGTLTVGRPKLLSTVPAQGVSREELLGTAAAVESLSAHPLAKAVVEAAAEAGIQAPAGSDCEAIHGKGIRAKVGEAMVDVGSLALFEGEAVPAEIAAEVAKLEEAGQTTMVVRKAGRYLGVLGMADTLRAGARHVVQTLKDSGIERTVMLSGDNARVAKSIAEQVGLDEAKAPLMPADKVTAVREMGRKGSVAMVGDGVNDAPALAAAAVGVAMGGAGSDAALETADVVLMSDDLSRLPFALGLARQATMVMQQNLVIALGISGILIIAAVFGLTQISQAVVLHEGSTLLVVFNGLRLLTIRPQAMKPAPAAAVGVQPVAG
- a CDS encoding DUF4041 domain-containing protein; the protein is MQPEIVVPALLSAVLAGLLARTFFRLRSLQQRFKPVLDAEVERQRILAELERAKAASEHALALERNQAAAELARSRQEAEATSRGARADLERAKAAADESIRLDRTRMDAELARAHDRAGAIVQEAVNRRQQALGQLESDLRRAREQTDAAIRETEARRQQVRSEQTQLDAAIARLKAELRPLEEEAVLRSYGLYKPIYNLSSSEKYELRLDAIRDRQKAMLKDKTAAFCRIEWEVNGSKAEGRKQTERTLKLMLRAFNGEADACVAKVTYKNIKAMEARIQKAAEVISGLTEIQQCFISDKYVDLKLEELRLAHEYEEKVQEEKEEQRRIREQMREEEAAQRELEKAKLEAEREARRDEEALRKARTELEKSQGAEQQKLLERIAELERRVAEDQERTRAISQAQLTRTGHVYVISNIGSFGEDVYKLGMTRRLVPQDRIDELGDASVPFEFDVHAIIRTSDAPALEAALHRTFATRRVNRINERKEFFRVTLDEIAQAVREHHGEFELTRLAEAEEYRKTLAIISEELGRDSGKKTPVSASERAVA